Part of the Microbacterium sp. Clip185 genome is shown below.
AGCTGACGGTGATGACGTGCGTCACCTCGCCGGGCGCGACCCCGGCATCGGTCAGCGCCGCTCGGCCCGCCCGCGCGAACAGGTCGGGGACGAGTCGGCGGAACTCGGCGTTTCTTGCGGCGGTGCCGGGGTCCAGAATCCGGTCGCCCTCACGCACCGCGAGAGCCTCCGGCGGGGCGTCGCCGGTGAGCGATGCCAGCACCGTGTGGCGCGTGTCGATGGCCGCGGCGTCGAAGGCGGCGCCGAGGATCCGTTGCGCGCGGCGGTCGAGGCCCGGCTGCATGAGGAAGAGGTCGCGGATCTGCGACTGGGTGAGCCGGGTGTCGGGCACGGCCGTGCCCACCCCGACGATGCTCGGGACCATGCCTCACGATAGGCACGTCCGGTGTCGAGGTGTCGCAGGCTGGTGCCCGGATGTGGCGGCGTCTAGAGTGCCCCGCCCCTGCCCGTCGCGGGTGTCGCGCGCCGAAACCACAGCTCGCCTGTCACAGATCGAGCGCGGAGCGTCGATCTGTGACAGGCGAGCTGTAGGGGGTCCGTAACGGAAAGGCCCAGAGGGGGTCAGTCGTTGACGACGACCGACTCCTCGATCGGGCGGCGCACGCGAGGGGCGCGCTCGCCGTCACGGGCGAACTCGGGGGCGTCCTCGATGGTGCCGTGGTTGCCGACGGCCATGATCGAGAAGGGCGTGAACTCGGGCGCGAGGTCGAAGGCCTCGGAGACGGCAGCCGCGTCGAAGCCGGTGAGCTGGTGGGTGTACAGACCGTTGGCGTGGGCCTGCACGGTGAAGTGCGCGGCGGCCTGGCCGAGGTCGTAGAACGCGGAGGGGAACTGGTGCTCGCCGCGCGAGGTCTCGGCGATGAACACTACGAGTGCGCCGGCGGGGGCGGCCCACGCCTGGTTGAACTCGACCATGCTGGCGACGACCTTCGCGTGGGTCTCGGTGCCGCGGCGGGCCACGATGAAGCGCCAGGGCTGGTTGTTGTAGGCGGAGGGCGACCAGCGGGCGGCCTCGAGTGCGCCGCGCAGGGCGTCCTCGTCGATCGGGGTCACGCTGTCGTAGGCGCGGGTGCTCCAGCGCTGCGAGAGCACGTCGAGAATGGGCGCGTCGGTGGGGGCGGTGCGGTCGAGAGTGTCAGACATGAGGATCTCCTCGGGGTCGAATATGCGGGGGGACGTCATCGGCCCGATCCATGCAACGGTATACAGAGGCGGAATGTTCCCGGATCCGTGTCGGGTGTGAATGTGGAAAGAACTTCACGGCGCCGACCACGCGGCGCCGGCATCCGGGCGTCCTACCGTGGACGCATGGTGATCGCGACAGCCGATGTGTACGACGAGCGGGGTGAGCAGCTCGACTCGCTCGCGCTGCAGCTGCGCGACCTGGGCGGAAGGCGGGCGTTCGACGGTCCGGTACGCACGGTGCGCTGCCACCGTGACAACGCACTCGTGAAATCGGTGCTGCAGACGCCGGGAGACGGCGCCGTGCTCGTCATCGACGGCGCCGGTTCGCTCGAGTCCGCGCTCGTGGGCGACATCATTGCGGGCGCCGCGGTCGAGAACGGCTGGGCCGGCATCATCGTGTTCGGTGCCGTCAGGGATGCGGCCGTGCTCGCGACCCTCCCTCTCGGAGTGAAGGCCCTCGGCACCAACCCCCGCAAGAGCGCGAAGGACGGTGTGGGCGAGGTGGACGTCGCGGTCGAGATCGCAGGCGTCGTGTTCGCCCCCGGCCGCCGCGTCTGGGCCGACGAGGACGGCGTGCTCGTCGAGCGCTGATCCGCATCCGCCCTCGACAGTCGCGCGCCGCGGGAGCAAGCTGAGGCGTGACGATCGAGGGGGATCACGATGTTCACACCGGATGCCGCGTTCAGCGGTTTCAGCATCGACGACACGGATGCGGCCCGCACGTTCTACGGCGACGTGCTCGGCCTCACGGTCGTCGACAACCCCATGGGCTTCTTGGAGCTCGAGCTCTCGTCGGGGGCGCGCGTGCTGCTGTACACGAAACCGAACCACGAGCCCGCGAGCTACACCGTGCTCAACTTCCCCGTCGCCGACATCGATGATGCCGTCGACGACCTCCGCGCCCGAGGGGTGGAGACGAAGATCTACGCCGACGAGCAGTTCGCCACCGACGAGCGCGGCATCATGCGCGGCGGCGGGTACGGCCCCGACATCGCGTGGTTCACCGACCCCGCCGGCAACGTGCTGGCGGTGCTGCAGACCTGACGCGGCTCAGGGCAGCTGCGGCCAGGCGGCAGGGCCGGTCGATCCTGCCGGGTACTCGTCCAGCGGCGTCTCGCCGCGTCGCCACGCGTCCAGCACCGGCTGCACGATGCGCCAGCACTGCTCGGCCGCGTCGCCGCGGACGGCGAGAGCCGCATCCTGGTCGAGGATGCTGGAGAGCACCTCGCTGTAGGCGAGGAGTGCGCCGTCGCCGAGCGTCACCTCCACGTCCTCCCGCACGAGTGAGAAGGGCTCCTCGTTGCCGTTGACGTTCAGGCCGAGCGAGATCTTGTCGGGACCGAGCGAGAACCGCAGGGTGGACCCGGGAGCATGTCCGGTGAAGCCGGCCGGCAGATGGCGCACCGGCCGGAACGTCAGCACGATCTCGGTGTCCTTGCGTCCGAGTGCCTTGCCCGAGCGCAGGGTGAAGGGCACGCCCTCCCACCGTGCCGTGCGAACCTCGAGGGTGACCTCCGCGAGCGTCTCGGTCTGGCGCGCGGGGTCGACCCCCTGCTCATCGGCGTAGGCGGGAAGCTCTTCGTCGCCGACCGTGCCGGCCGTGTAGCGGGCGCGGCGGGCGGAGCGCACGGCGTTGTCCTCCCACAGCGATGTGGCCCGCAGCACCGCCGCGGTCGCATCCCGCAGGTCCGTCTCGTGCAGTGTCGCCGGGGGCTCCATCGCCACGATCGCCATCACCTGCAGCAGGTGGCTCTGGATCATGTCGATCAGGGCACCCGCCTGGTCGTAGTAGCCCGCGCGGTCCTCGAGCCCCAGCGTCTCGTCGAAGCGGATGACGACGGACTCGACGTCCTCGGCAGACCAGGCCGGCTCGAACAGCCGGTTGGCGAAGCGCAGGCCCAGTACGTTGAGCACGGTGGAGCGGCCGAGGAAGTGATCGACGCGGAAGATCTGGTTCTCCGGCACCACCCGGCGCAAGGTCTCGTTCAGCGACCGGGCGCTCGCCTCATCCGTGCCGAAGGGCTTCTCGAGTGCGAGCGTGAGCCCTTCGGGCACATCCATGCCCGCCAACTGCTCGCAGGCTGCCTCGGCGACCTGCGGCGGGACGGCGAAGTAGAACACCGGGCGACCCTCGACCGCATCCAGCACGCGCTTCAGGTCGTCGGCGTCGGTCGGGTCGGCCACGATGTAGCGCGCGTCCGCGACGAGACGATCCACCGCCTCGCCGTGCCCCTCGCCGACCCCCGCCTTCAGCAGGTCGCGCCACTGTGTGTCGCTGAGCTTGCGGCGGGCGGCGCCGAGCAGGTGCACGGTGCGTCCGGGTTCTCGATCCAGCAGCTGGGCGAGAGCGGGAAGCAGCAGCCGGGAGGTGAGGTCGCCGGTCGCGCCGAAGATGACGAGCGTGGTGTCGGTCACGCAGGCCACGTTAGTCCCCGCTATGAGTTGCCGCGCCGGACGCGGCGAAGGCTTGACGACGCGGCATGATCGGAGCATGAGCGTCCCGATCGAGGACTACGCCGTCCTCAGCGACTGCCGCACCGCCGCCCTGGTCTCGCGCGAGGGCAGTATCGACTGGTTCTGCGCGCCGCGGTTCGACTCCGCATCCGTCTTCGCCGCGATCCTCGGCGAGAACGAGCAGGGCGCGTGGCATCTGCGGCCGGAGGATACGGATGCGGTGGCCAGCCGGCGCTACGACGGCGACACCTTCGTGCTGGTGACCCGGTGGGAGAGCGCGACCGGCGTCGCCGAGGTGCACGACTTCCTGCCCATCGACGGGGGACGCGTCGACATCGTGCGCCGCATCGTCGGCATCAGCGGCACCGTCGAGTTCACGACGCATCTGCGCATCCGCTTCGACTACGCGCGCGCGATCCCCTGGGTGCGTCAGGTGGGGGATGCGGCGGCGCCCGCCCTCCACGCGATCGCCGGCCCCGACGCGCTCATCGTCCGCGGCGTCGCGCTCACCCCGCACGGACGCGCGCACCGCGGGCGCGTGAGCGTCGCCTCGGGCGAGACGGCCGACCTCGTCGCGACCTGGAACCCTTCCTACCTGCCCACGCCCGCACCGCTGGACGTGGATGCGGCGCTCGAGCGCACGCGAAGCTGGTGGACCGGCTTCGCCGCATCCATCGATCACGACGGACCGCATCGCGACGAGGTCGTGCGCTCCCTGCTCGTCCTGCGGGCACTCAGTCACCAGGACACCGGCGGGATCGTGGCGGCGGTCACCACCTCGCTTCCGGAACAGATCGGGGGAGAGCGCAACTGGGACTACCGGTACGTGTGGCTCAGGGATGCGGCCCTCACGCTCGAGGCGCTCGTCGCGCACGGGTTCCTCGAGGTCGCCGAGCAGTGGCGGTCCTGGCTCATCCGCGCGATCGCGGGAGACCCGCGCCAGATGCAGATCATGTACGGCGTCGCGGGGGAGCGCGACCTGCCGGAGCGCCAGCTCACGAGCCTGCCCGGCTACGAGGGATCGGCGCCGGTGCGGGTGGGAAACGGTGCGGTGAACCAGTACCAGGCCGACGTGGTGGGTGAGGTCATGGTCTCCCTCGAGGCGGCTCGCGTCGCCGGGGTGCCCGACGATCCGCTGGCATGGGCCCTGCAGCGCGCCCTTCTCGACGGTGTCGAGGCGCGCATCGACGAGCCCGACAACGGCATCTGGGAGGTGCGCGGCGATCCGCAGCGCTTCACCCAGTCGCGCGCGATGATGTGGGCCGCCTTCGACCGCGGCGTGCGGGCCGTGCGCACGTATGGGCAGCAGGGACCCGTCGAGAAGTGGGAGGCCCTGCGCGACCGGCTGCGCGACGAGATCGACACCCATGGGGTGGATGCGGCATCCGGAGCGTTCGTGCAGCATTACGGCTCGACGGAGGTCGACGCCTCCCTCCTGCTGCTGCCGCAGGTGGGCTTCTGCGAACCGGACGATCCGCGCATGCTCGCCACGGTCGCCCGCATCGAGGCGGAGCTGATGCCCGACGGGCTCGTCAACCGCTACCGCACGCAGACGGGCGTGGATGGGCTGGCCGGCGGGGAGCATCCGTTCATCGCCTGCACGTTCTGGCTCGTGGAGCAGTACGCCCGCATGGGCCGGGTCGACGACGCGCGGGCGCTCATGGACCGCGCCTGCGCCACGGCCAACGATCTTGGGCTCTTCTCCGAGGAGTACGACCCGACGGCTCGTCGCCAGATCGGCAACACGCCCCAGGCGCTGTCGCACCTCGCCCAGGTGCGAGCGGCCGATGCGATGGGCGGGCACGGCGGCCGCGCCGCCCACCGCACCTGAGGCCGCGTTTCTCAACCCGCGAGACTGCATTTCCGTCACGAGATCACGGGGTTTACCCGCACTCTCGTGACGGAAATGCAGTCTCGGTGCGACGAAACGCGGGGTCAGCTGCGCGCGAGCGCCTCCGACAGCTTCACGCGTGCCCCCATCCGCAGCAGCGAGCGGCTGTAGATGCGCGAGCCGACCCAGATCGCCAGGACGCACGTGATCGCCAGCACGACGAGCGACACCAGCGGCTCCCACCACATCGCGCCGCCCAGGTAGAGGCGCAGCGGCATCGCGACCGGAGCCGAGAACGGCACGTACGACATGATCGTCAGCACGAGCTGGTTGTCGTTGAAGAAGATGACCAGGAAGTACGGCAGCATCACGAGCATCGTCAGGGGCGCGGTGGTCGAACCGATGTCCTCCATGCGCGACACCATGGCGCCGGCCGCGGCGAACAACGCCGCCAGCAGGATGAAGCCGAGCAGGAAGAAGATCGCGAACCACACGATGGGTCCGCCGAGACCCGTGAGCACGAGGTCCTGCCCCGTCACCGAGAGCCCCACGATCGCGATCGCCGCGAGCACCACGATCTGACCCATCGCGAGGATCGTGTTGCCGATGATCTTGCCGGCCATGAGAGCCCGCACCGGGATGGCGGAGATCAGCAGCTCGACCACGCGGGTCTGCTTCTCCTCG
Proteins encoded:
- a CDS encoding VOC family protein, encoding MFTPDAAFSGFSIDDTDAARTFYGDVLGLTVVDNPMGFLELELSSGARVLLYTKPNHEPASYTVLNFPVADIDDAVDDLRARGVETKIYADEQFATDERGIMRGGGYGPDIAWFTDPAGNVLAVLQT
- the rraA gene encoding ribonuclease E activity regulator RraA — protein: MVIATADVYDERGEQLDSLALQLRDLGGRRAFDGPVRTVRCHRDNALVKSVLQTPGDGAVLVIDGAGSLESALVGDIIAGAAVENGWAGIIVFGAVRDAAVLATLPLGVKALGTNPRKSAKDGVGEVDVAVEIAGVVFAPGRRVWADEDGVLVER
- a CDS encoding glycoside hydrolase family 15 protein; amino-acid sequence: MSVPIEDYAVLSDCRTAALVSREGSIDWFCAPRFDSASVFAAILGENEQGAWHLRPEDTDAVASRRYDGDTFVLVTRWESATGVAEVHDFLPIDGGRVDIVRRIVGISGTVEFTTHLRIRFDYARAIPWVRQVGDAAAPALHAIAGPDALIVRGVALTPHGRAHRGRVSVASGETADLVATWNPSYLPTPAPLDVDAALERTRSWWTGFAASIDHDGPHRDEVVRSLLVLRALSHQDTGGIVAAVTTSLPEQIGGERNWDYRYVWLRDAALTLEALVAHGFLEVAEQWRSWLIRAIAGDPRQMQIMYGVAGERDLPERQLTSLPGYEGSAPVRVGNGAVNQYQADVVGEVMVSLEAARVAGVPDDPLAWALQRALLDGVEARIDEPDNGIWEVRGDPQRFTQSRAMMWAAFDRGVRAVRTYGQQGPVEKWEALRDRLRDEIDTHGVDAASGAFVQHYGSTEVDASLLLLPQVGFCEPDDPRMLATVARIEAELMPDGLVNRYRTQTGVDGLAGGEHPFIACTFWLVEQYARMGRVDDARALMDRACATANDLGLFSEEYDPTARRQIGNTPQALSHLAQVRAADAMGGHGGRAAHRT
- a CDS encoding nitroreductase family protein: MSDTLDRTAPTDAPILDVLSQRWSTRAYDSVTPIDEDALRGALEAARWSPSAYNNQPWRFIVARRGTETHAKVVASMVEFNQAWAAPAGALVVFIAETSRGEHQFPSAFYDLGQAAAHFTVQAHANGLYTHQLTGFDAAAVSEAFDLAPEFTPFSIMAVGNHGTIEDAPEFARDGERAPRVRRPIEESVVVND
- a CDS encoding glucose-6-phosphate dehydrogenase; the encoded protein is MTDTTLVIFGATGDLTSRLLLPALAQLLDREPGRTVHLLGAARRKLSDTQWRDLLKAGVGEGHGEAVDRLVADARYIVADPTDADDLKRVLDAVEGRPVFYFAVPPQVAEAACEQLAGMDVPEGLTLALEKPFGTDEASARSLNETLRRVVPENQIFRVDHFLGRSTVLNVLGLRFANRLFEPAWSAEDVESVVIRFDETLGLEDRAGYYDQAGALIDMIQSHLLQVMAIVAMEPPATLHETDLRDATAAVLRATSLWEDNAVRSARRARYTAGTVGDEELPAYADEQGVDPARQTETLAEVTLEVRTARWEGVPFTLRSGKALGRKDTEIVLTFRPVRHLPAGFTGHAPGSTLRFSLGPDKISLGLNVNGNEEPFSLVREDVEVTLGDGALLAYSEVLSSILDQDAALAVRGDAAEQCWRIVQPVLDAWRRGETPLDEYPAGSTGPAAWPQLP
- a CDS encoding ABC transporter permease produces the protein MNAKIPAAPTTAQSVWLVAEREIGSKLRSKPFVISTVILFVLALGAVVWGGFTASDTSGIKVAVTPATASVVSGVAGLDVTDADSSDAAMALVTDGTVEAALVPTADVPDAAASSAFDYTVVGKDDLPSGLLPILSQSPPVHLLEPASTDFLLRYFVALGFGLVFLLAASTFGGTIAQSVVEEKQTRVVELLISAIPVRALMAGKIIGNTILAMGQIVVLAAIAIVGLSVTGQDLVLTGLGGPIVWFAIFFLLGFILLAALFAAAGAMVSRMEDIGSTTAPLTMLVMLPYFLVIFFNDNQLVLTIMSYVPFSAPVAMPLRLYLGGAMWWEPLVSLVVLAITCVLAIWVGSRIYSRSLLRMGARVKLSEALARS